The Salinispora tropica CNB-440 genome has a window encoding:
- the cydB gene encoding cytochrome d ubiquinol oxidase subunit II, which translates to MDLTTIWFLLVAVLFTGYFILEGFDFGVGMLLPVLGRDDRERRVLINTIGPVWDGNEVWLITAGGAMFAAFPEWYATLFSGFYLPLLLILLALIARGVAFEYRNKRPEASWKRRWDHAIFFGSLLPAVLWGVAFANILRGVPLTADHEYAGGLLNLLNPYALLGGVTTAALFLTHGAVFIALKTVGDVRHRAAALAVRVGVATAVLAVAFLTWTLTIRANTAAVALAVAAAVALLGGLAAAYARREGWAFTGTAAAIGLAVATLFTALFPNVLPSTLDAAGTLTATNAASTPYTLTIMTWVAVIFTPIVLAYQGWTYWVFRKRIGVAHIPRH; encoded by the coding sequence ATGGACCTGACCACCATCTGGTTTCTCCTCGTCGCCGTGCTGTTCACCGGCTACTTCATCCTCGAGGGCTTCGACTTCGGCGTCGGCATGCTCCTGCCGGTCCTCGGCCGCGACGACCGCGAACGCCGCGTCCTGATCAACACCATCGGCCCGGTCTGGGACGGCAACGAGGTGTGGCTGATCACCGCCGGCGGCGCCATGTTCGCCGCCTTCCCCGAGTGGTACGCCACCCTCTTCTCCGGCTTCTACCTACCGCTCCTACTCATCCTGCTCGCCCTGATCGCCCGCGGCGTCGCCTTCGAATACCGCAACAAGCGCCCCGAGGCATCCTGGAAACGTCGCTGGGACCACGCCATCTTCTTCGGATCCCTACTCCCCGCCGTCCTGTGGGGAGTCGCATTCGCCAACATCCTGCGCGGCGTGCCCCTCACCGCCGACCACGAATACGCCGGCGGGCTCCTCAACCTCCTCAACCCCTACGCGCTCCTCGGCGGCGTCACCACCGCCGCCCTGTTCCTCACCCACGGTGCCGTGTTCATCGCCCTCAAAACCGTCGGCGACGTCCGCCACCGTGCCGCCGCCCTCGCAGTCCGCGTCGGTGTCGCCACCGCCGTACTCGCCGTCGCGTTCCTCACCTGGACCCTGACCATCCGCGCCAACACGGCCGCCGTCGCCCTCGCCGTCGCCGCCGCCGTGGCCCTGCTCGGCGGCCTCGCCGCCGCCTACGCCCGCCGGGAAGGATGGGCCTTCACCGGCACCGCCGCCGCGATCGGCCTGGCAGTGGCAACTCTGTTCACCGCCCTGTTCCCGAACGTGCTGCCGTCCACCCTGGACGCCGCCGGCACCCTCACCGCCACCAACGCCGCCTCCACCCCCTACACCCTCACCATCATGACCTGGGTGGCGGTGATCTTCACCCCGATCGTGCTGGCCTACCAGGGCTGGACCTACTGGGTGTTCCGCAAGCGCATCGGCGTAGCCCACATCCCGCGACACTGA
- a CDS encoding MFS transporter — MSATATPAVDDTPPTPRSSRRERTGWYVYDWANSAFQTTVITVFLGPFLTTVAEQAAGCELGADSCVGYVYPLGIKVAVGSYYPYLISLSVLLTVFVLPVVGAIADRTRHKKRLLAAAAYAGAGATVAMAFVTGERYLLGGALFLVANIAFGAAIVVYNSFLPQLGGPDDRDGISSRGWALGYLGGGLLLALNLAVVTALAEEGNPQRTLDLARWSIVSAGVWWAAFTLVPLRWLREHPTAAALTSGGNVLIDGFRQLGRTLRQLRAYPLTLFFLLAFLVYNDGIATVITLSSQYGTEELRLTQSTLIVTILLVQFLAFGGALLLGALARRIGAWKTVLLSLVLWIAVVVAAFRLPAEAPLPFMALGAAIGLVLGGSQALSRSLFSQLIPAGKEGEYYGFYEISDRGTSWLGPLAFGLVFQLTNSYRVGLVSLLIFFVVGFVLLLAVPMRRAIVAAGNRPPRVL; from the coding sequence ATGTCTGCCACCGCAACCCCCGCTGTCGACGACACTCCCCCCACGCCGCGGAGCAGCCGCCGGGAACGCACCGGCTGGTACGTCTACGACTGGGCGAACTCGGCGTTCCAGACCACCGTCATCACCGTGTTCCTCGGTCCGTTCCTCACCACCGTCGCCGAGCAGGCTGCCGGCTGTGAGCTCGGTGCGGACAGCTGCGTCGGGTACGTGTACCCGCTGGGGATCAAGGTCGCCGTCGGGTCGTACTACCCGTATCTGATCTCACTGTCGGTGCTGCTCACGGTCTTCGTGTTGCCGGTTGTGGGCGCGATCGCCGACCGGACGCGGCACAAGAAGCGCCTGCTCGCCGCTGCGGCCTACGCCGGTGCTGGTGCGACTGTCGCGATGGCCTTCGTCACCGGGGAACGGTACCTGCTCGGTGGGGCGCTGTTCCTGGTCGCCAACATTGCCTTCGGCGCCGCGATCGTGGTCTACAACTCGTTCCTACCGCAGCTGGGCGGGCCGGACGACCGGGACGGCATCTCGAGCCGGGGATGGGCGCTGGGGTACCTCGGTGGCGGCCTGTTGCTGGCGCTCAATCTGGCCGTCGTCACCGCGCTCGCCGAGGAGGGCAACCCGCAGCGGACCCTGGACCTGGCTCGCTGGTCGATCGTCTCGGCCGGGGTGTGGTGGGCCGCGTTCACCCTGGTGCCGCTGCGCTGGCTCCGCGAACATCCCACCGCCGCGGCGTTGACCAGCGGCGGCAACGTGCTCATCGATGGTTTTCGGCAGCTCGGGCGCACCCTGCGTCAGCTGCGGGCGTACCCGTTGACGTTGTTCTTCCTCCTGGCGTTCCTGGTCTACAACGACGGCATCGCGACGGTCATCACCCTGTCCAGCCAGTACGGCACCGAAGAGCTACGGCTGACCCAGAGCACCCTGATCGTGACCATTCTGTTGGTGCAGTTCCTTGCCTTCGGTGGCGCGCTGCTGCTCGGCGCGCTTGCCCGGCGCATCGGGGCGTGGAAGACCGTCCTGTTGAGCCTGGTGCTGTGGATCGCGGTGGTCGTCGCCGCGTTCCGGCTGCCCGCCGAGGCGCCGCTGCCGTTCATGGCGCTGGGTGCGGCCATCGGGCTGGTGCTCGGGGGCAGCCAGGCGCTGAGTCGGTCGTTGTTCAGCCAGCTCATCCCTGCCGGCAAGGAGGGCGAGTACTACGGTTTCTACGAGATCAGTGACCGGGGCACCAGCTGGCTTGGCCCGCTCGCCTTCGGGCTGGTGTTCCAGTTGACCAACTCCTACCGGGTGGGCCTGGTCTCTTTGCTGATCTTCTTCGTGGTCGGGTTTGTGCTGCTGCTGGCGGTGCCGATGCGTCGGGCGATCGTGGCCGCTGGGAACCGGCCGCCGCGGGTGCTGTGA
- a CDS encoding cytochrome ubiquinol oxidase subunit I, with protein MDALDVARWQFGVTTVYHFLFVPLTIGLSVLVAILQTLWYRTGDEKYLKLTKFYGKLFLINFAMGVVTGIVQEFQFGMNWSDYSRFVGDIFGAPLAIEALVAFFLESTFIGLWIFGWDRLPKRLHLATIWAAAIGTNLSAYFILAANSFMQNPVGYQINPDTGRAELTDFVAVLTNKVALITFPHTIAGAFLVAGSLLVAVALWHLIRNRDSADTPAYRFAAKFGSWVTLISTAAVLITGDIQGKIMTQVQPMKMAAAEGLYNTESPASFSVFTVGSLDGSRELFALKIPYLLSYLSTGDPNGTVSGINDLQAQYTAQYGAGSYTPIIPITYWSFRLMIAFGLAAAAIALLVLWSQRKGRTPTSRWLLRAGLAMPLLPLAANSFGWIFTEMGRQPWIVFGEMLTRDGVSRSVSMTEVLTSFTAFTLIYAALAVIEFKLLIRYAKAGVPDLTPDPDTDDTDDAERPLAFAY; from the coding sequence GTGGACGCGTTAGACGTCGCCCGTTGGCAGTTCGGTGTCACCACCGTCTACCACTTCCTGTTCGTGCCGCTAACCATCGGCCTGTCCGTCCTCGTCGCCATCCTGCAAACGCTCTGGTACCGCACGGGCGACGAAAAATACCTCAAACTCACCAAGTTCTACGGCAAACTCTTCCTGATCAACTTCGCGATGGGCGTGGTCACCGGCATCGTGCAGGAATTCCAGTTCGGCATGAACTGGAGCGACTACTCCCGCTTCGTCGGCGACATCTTCGGCGCCCCCCTGGCCATCGAAGCCCTGGTCGCCTTCTTCCTCGAATCCACCTTCATCGGGCTCTGGATCTTCGGCTGGGACCGGCTACCCAAACGCCTACACCTAGCCACCATCTGGGCCGCCGCCATCGGCACCAACCTGTCGGCCTACTTCATCCTCGCCGCGAACTCGTTCATGCAGAACCCCGTCGGCTACCAGATCAACCCCGACACCGGTCGCGCCGAACTGACCGACTTCGTCGCCGTCCTGACCAACAAGGTCGCCCTGATCACCTTCCCGCACACCATCGCCGGCGCGTTCCTCGTGGCCGGCTCCCTCCTCGTCGCCGTCGCCCTGTGGCACCTGATCCGCAACCGGGACTCCGCGGACACCCCGGCCTACCGGTTCGCCGCCAAGTTCGGATCCTGGGTCACCCTGATCTCCACCGCCGCCGTCCTGATCACCGGCGACATCCAAGGCAAGATCATGACCCAGGTGCAGCCCATGAAGATGGCCGCCGCCGAAGGCCTCTACAACACCGAGAGCCCGGCCTCGTTCTCCGTGTTCACCGTCGGCAGCCTCGACGGCAGCCGCGAACTCTTCGCCCTGAAGATCCCCTACCTGCTGTCCTACCTGAGCACCGGTGACCCCAACGGCACCGTGAGCGGCATCAACGACCTCCAAGCCCAGTACACCGCCCAGTACGGCGCCGGCAGCTACACCCCGATCATCCCGATCACCTACTGGAGCTTCCGGCTCATGATCGCCTTCGGGCTGGCCGCCGCCGCGATCGCCCTCCTGGTGCTCTGGAGCCAACGCAAGGGCCGCACCCCCACCAGCCGCTGGCTACTCCGCGCCGGACTTGCCATGCCCCTCCTACCACTCGCCGCGAACTCCTTCGGCTGGATCTTCACCGAGATGGGCCGTCAGCCCTGGATCGTCTTCGGCGAAATGCTCACCCGCGACGGCGTCTCCCGCAGCGTGTCGATGACCGAAGTCCTCACCTCATTCACCGCCTTCACCCTCATCTACGCCGCCCTCGCCGTCATCGAGTTCAAACTCCTCATCCGCTACGCCAAGGCCGGCGTACCCGACCTGACACCGGACCCCGACACCGACGACACCGACGACGCCGAGCGCCCGCTCGCCTTCGCCTACTGA
- a CDS encoding SDR family NAD(P)-dependent oxidoreductase, with the protein MNPVTVITGGSRGIGAATARRLAHAGHHIAFSYQRDHTAANTVLAELHAIGATAIAVPADTRDPDQLATLFTAAADLGDLTGLVNNAGVTSLIGPFVDLDPTDLRHVVDVNLIGYILAAQQAARRMPTGGAIVNISSAAATLGAPGEYVHYAAVKAGTDALTIGLAKELAPHGIRVNAVAPGIIRTDIHTHSGQPDRADQAAARIPLGRAGEPDEVAAAIAWLLGPDASYTTGTILRVSGGL; encoded by the coding sequence TTGAATCCGGTCACCGTCATCACCGGCGGCAGCCGCGGCATCGGCGCCGCCACCGCCCGCCGCCTCGCCCACGCCGGCCACCACATCGCCTTCTCCTACCAACGCGACCACACCGCCGCCAACACCGTCCTCGCCGAGCTACACGCCATCGGCGCCACCGCCATCGCCGTACCCGCCGACACCCGCGACCCCGACCAACTCGCCACCCTGTTCACCGCCGCCGCCGACCTCGGCGACCTCACCGGCCTGGTCAACAACGCCGGCGTCACCAGCCTCATCGGCCCCTTCGTCGACCTCGACCCCACCGACCTACGCCACGTCGTCGACGTCAACCTCATCGGCTACATCCTCGCCGCCCAACAGGCCGCCCGGCGGATGCCCACCGGTGGCGCCATCGTCAACATCTCCTCTGCCGCCGCCACCCTCGGCGCGCCCGGCGAATACGTCCACTACGCCGCCGTCAAAGCAGGCACCGACGCCCTCACCATCGGACTGGCCAAGGAGCTTGCCCCCCACGGCATCCGCGTCAACGCCGTCGCCCCCGGCATCATCCGCACCGACATCCACACCCACTCCGGCCAGCCCGACCGGGCCGATCAGGCCGCCGCCCGCATCCCACTCGGACGCGCCGGCGAACCCGACGAAGTCGCCGCCGCCATCGCCTGGCTACTCGGACCCGACGCCAGCTACACCACCGGCACCATCCTCCGCGTCAGCGGCGGCCTCTGA
- a CDS encoding lysophospholipid acyltransferase family protein — translation MKTEHWQAPLIWRTAQPLARVVVGALARLEVADEIPGRLRPGPLLLAANHISPFDPIVLAAACHSVGIAPRIMATGGLFRAPLVGAAMRRAGHIRVDRGVSTAADAMATAADALADGAVILVYPEGRIGLDPGLWPERGKTGVARLALTCGVPVIPVAQWGAHEVLPYRTPKGLVRALARTVAHRKVVRVRFGAPVDLADLAPGAPGVARHATDRIVDAITDTLAPLRPHEPDRPRHIDPGRPVDTSRSHRRS, via the coding sequence ATGAAGACTGAGCACTGGCAAGCGCCGCTGATCTGGCGTACCGCACAACCGCTCGCCCGCGTCGTGGTCGGCGCCCTGGCCCGGCTGGAGGTAGCCGACGAGATTCCGGGACGTCTGCGCCCCGGCCCCCTGCTGCTCGCCGCTAACCACATCAGCCCGTTCGACCCCATCGTGCTCGCCGCCGCCTGCCACTCGGTGGGGATCGCGCCACGGATCATGGCCACCGGCGGGCTGTTTCGCGCCCCGCTGGTCGGCGCCGCCATGCGGCGCGCCGGGCACATCCGGGTCGACCGGGGCGTCAGCACCGCGGCCGATGCGATGGCGACGGCCGCCGATGCCCTGGCCGACGGCGCGGTCATCCTGGTCTATCCGGAAGGACGCATTGGTCTCGATCCGGGGCTGTGGCCCGAGCGGGGCAAGACCGGCGTCGCCCGGCTTGCCCTGACCTGCGGTGTGCCCGTGATCCCGGTCGCGCAGTGGGGCGCGCACGAGGTGCTCCCCTACCGAACCCCGAAAGGGCTGGTGCGCGCGCTTGCCCGCACCGTCGCTCATCGGAAGGTGGTCCGGGTGCGCTTCGGCGCCCCGGTCGACCTGGCCGACCTGGCGCCCGGCGCACCCGGCGTGGCCCGCCACGCCACCGACCGCATCGTCGACGCGATCACCGACACGCTGGCCCCGCTCCGGCCACACGAACCCGACCGGCCCCGCCACATTGATCCCGGGCGGCCGGTCGACACCAGCCGCTCCCACCGTCGAAGCTGA
- a CDS encoding ATP-binding cassette domain-containing protein, with amino-acid sequence MSTATSPDDQPPGPRIADSHDLIRVHGARENNLKDISVDIPKRRLTVFTGVSGSGKSSLVFATIAAESQRMINETYSAFVQGFMPSLSRPEVDLLEGLTTAIIVDQERMGANPRSTVGTATDANAMLRILFSRLGQPHLGSPNAYSFNVPSVTASGAVTIERGGGRPKTEKATFTRVGGMCPRCEGMGAVTDFNLSALYDDSRTLNEGALTIPGYSMEGWYGRILRGCGYFDPDKPIGKYTQQELHDLLHREPTKVKIDGINLTYTGLIPSIQKSMLSKDVDSLQPHLRTFVQRAVTFTTCPECDGTRLSTEARSSKINGQSIADLCTMQISDLASWLRDLDEPTVAPLLTGVRHLLDSFTEIGLGYLCLNRPTGTLSGGEAQRTKMIRHLGSALTDVTYVFDEPTIGLHPHDIRRMNDLLLRLRDKGNTVLVVEHKPETIAIADHVVDLGPGAGAAGGTVCFEGTLEGLRHSATTTGRHLDDRATLKPSVRTPSGTLPIRGATTHNLRNIDVDLPLGVLCVLTGVAGSGKSSLIHGSVAGRDGVVMIDQGAIRGSRRSNPATYTGLLDPIRKAFAKANSVKPALFSANSEGACPTCNGAGSIYTELGVMASVESTCEECQGKRFQASVLQYSLGGQNIAEVLAMPVAEAREFFGAGEARTPAAHRILDRLADVGLGYLSLGQPLNTLSGGERQRLKLATQMGDRGEIYILDEPTSGLHLADVEQLLGLLDRLVDTGRSVVVIEHHQAVMAHADWIIDLGPGAGHEGGRIVFNGAPADLVASRSTRTGEHLAAYVSP; translated from the coding sequence ATGAGCACGGCCACCAGCCCGGATGACCAGCCACCCGGGCCGCGCATCGCCGACAGCCACGACCTGATCCGCGTACACGGCGCACGCGAGAACAACCTCAAAGACATCAGCGTCGACATTCCCAAGCGTCGACTCACCGTCTTCACCGGCGTCTCCGGCTCCGGCAAGAGCTCCCTGGTGTTCGCCACCATCGCCGCCGAGTCCCAGCGGATGATCAACGAAACCTACAGCGCGTTCGTGCAGGGGTTCATGCCATCCCTGTCCCGACCCGAGGTCGACCTCCTCGAAGGCCTGACCACCGCCATCATCGTCGACCAAGAACGGATGGGCGCCAACCCACGCTCCACCGTCGGCACCGCCACCGACGCCAACGCCATGCTACGTATCCTGTTCAGCCGGCTCGGCCAACCACACCTGGGCTCACCCAACGCGTACTCCTTCAACGTGCCCTCGGTGACCGCCAGCGGCGCGGTCACCATCGAACGCGGCGGCGGCCGCCCGAAAACCGAAAAGGCCACCTTCACCCGAGTCGGCGGCATGTGCCCCCGCTGCGAGGGCATGGGCGCAGTCACCGACTTCAACCTGTCCGCGCTCTACGACGACAGCCGCACCCTCAACGAGGGCGCACTGACCATCCCCGGCTACAGCATGGAGGGCTGGTACGGCCGCATCCTGCGCGGCTGCGGCTACTTCGACCCCGACAAGCCGATCGGCAAGTACACCCAACAGGAGCTACACGACCTGCTCCACCGGGAACCCACCAAGGTCAAGATCGACGGCATCAACCTGACCTACACCGGCCTGATCCCGAGCATCCAGAAGTCCATGCTGTCCAAGGACGTGGACTCACTCCAACCACACCTGCGCACCTTCGTGCAGCGCGCCGTCACCTTCACCACCTGCCCCGAGTGCGACGGCACCCGACTGAGCACCGAAGCCCGCTCCTCCAAGATCAACGGCCAGAGCATCGCCGACCTGTGCACCATGCAGATCAGCGACCTGGCCAGCTGGCTACGGGACCTCGACGAACCGACCGTGGCCCCACTACTGACCGGCGTACGCCACCTCCTCGACTCCTTCACCGAGATCGGCCTCGGTTACCTCTGCCTCAACCGACCCACCGGAACCCTGTCCGGGGGAGAGGCCCAACGCACCAAAATGATCCGTCACCTTGGCTCCGCACTCACCGACGTCACCTACGTCTTCGACGAGCCCACCATCGGCCTGCACCCGCACGACATCCGCCGCATGAACGACCTGCTGCTACGCCTACGGGACAAGGGCAACACCGTCCTCGTCGTCGAACACAAACCAGAGACCATCGCCATCGCCGACCACGTCGTCGACCTCGGCCCCGGCGCTGGTGCCGCTGGCGGCACCGTCTGCTTCGAAGGCACCCTGGAGGGTCTACGCCACAGCGCCACCACCACGGGCCGACACCTCGACGACCGCGCCACCCTGAAGCCGTCGGTGCGCACACCCAGCGGCACCCTGCCGATTCGTGGCGCAACGACGCACAACCTCCGCAACATCGACGTTGACCTCCCACTCGGCGTGCTCTGCGTCCTCACCGGCGTCGCCGGCTCCGGCAAAAGTTCACTGATCCACGGATCCGTCGCCGGCCGTGACGGCGTAGTCATGATCGACCAGGGCGCCATCCGCGGCTCCCGACGAAGCAACCCGGCCACCTACACCGGCCTGCTCGACCCGATCCGTAAGGCGTTCGCCAAGGCCAACAGCGTCAAACCAGCCCTGTTCAGCGCCAACTCCGAGGGCGCCTGCCCCACCTGCAACGGCGCCGGCAGCATCTACACCGAGCTGGGCGTCATGGCCTCCGTCGAGTCCACCTGCGAGGAGTGCCAGGGCAAGCGCTTCCAAGCCTCGGTGTTGCAGTACTCACTCGGTGGCCAGAACATCGCCGAAGTGCTCGCGATGCCGGTCGCCGAGGCCCGAGAGTTCTTCGGCGCTGGCGAGGCGCGCACCCCGGCCGCACACCGGATACTTGACCGACTTGCCGATGTCGGGCTCGGCTATCTCAGTCTCGGCCAACCCCTCAACACGCTCTCCGGGGGCGAACGACAGCGGCTGAAACTCGCCACCCAGATGGGCGACAGGGGTGAGATCTACATCCTGGACGAGCCGACCTCCGGCCTACACCTCGCCGACGTCGAGCAACTCCTCGGACTGCTCGACCGGCTGGTTGACACCGGCCGGTCGGTCGTCGTCATCGAGCATCACCAGGCGGTTATGGCGCACGCCGACTGGATCATCGATCTCGGCCCCGGAGCCGGCCACGAGGGCGGCCGGATCGTCTTCAACGGTGCGCCAGCCGATCTGGTCGCCAGCCGGAGCACCCGTACCGGCGAGCATCTCGCCGCCTATGTCAGCCCGTGA
- a CDS encoding thymidine kinase: MTDHASADSTCLAPASGSDERVGGAGADGRPLHAAALRFYWGPMDCGKSTMALQMNHNHARQGRRGLVTTRIDRSLGPRVTTRIGLAHEAVEVTDELDLRALVRGRRAEGVRVDYLICDEASFYQVEHVEQLAELVDDDDVDVYAFGLATDFRSRMFPAARRLFELADSVARIQVEVLCWCGREGLLNARVVNRRVAREGAQVVVGDTAETAQVRYQVLCRRHHRAGDLGPAASD; encoded by the coding sequence GTGACCGACCACGCCTCCGCCGATTCGACCTGCCTGGCCCCCGCGTCCGGATCCGACGAACGGGTCGGCGGTGCGGGCGCGGACGGGCGGCCGTTGCACGCCGCGGCGCTGCGGTTCTACTGGGGTCCGATGGACTGTGGCAAGTCGACCATGGCGCTGCAGATGAACCACAACCACGCCCGGCAGGGGCGGCGGGGCCTGGTCACCACCCGCATCGACCGGTCGCTGGGCCCGCGGGTGACCACCCGCATCGGGTTGGCGCACGAGGCGGTCGAGGTCACCGATGAGCTGGATCTGCGCGCTCTGGTCCGGGGCCGGCGGGCCGAGGGGGTCCGGGTCGACTACCTGATCTGCGACGAGGCCAGCTTCTACCAGGTGGAGCATGTCGAGCAGCTGGCCGAGCTGGTCGACGACGACGATGTCGACGTGTACGCGTTCGGTCTGGCCACCGACTTCCGGTCCCGTATGTTCCCGGCCGCGCGACGGCTGTTCGAGTTGGCGGACTCGGTGGCCCGGATCCAGGTGGAGGTGCTCTGCTGGTGCGGGCGGGAGGGGCTGCTCAACGCCCGCGTGGTCAACCGGCGGGTGGCCCGGGAGGGCGCGCAGGTGGTCGTCGGTGACACGGCCGAGACTGCCCAGGTGCGCTACCAGGTGCTCTGCCGGCGTCATCACCGTGCCGGTGACCTGGGGCCTGCCGCATCCGACTGA
- a CDS encoding Gfo/Idh/MocA family oxidoreductase: protein MRIAVVGVGRMGAIHAANLRRHPDVTSLVIADVDRQRAQEVARRLDASAADSVDEAFTSGTEGVVIASNTATHAELIRQAARAGLPAFCEKPVAADLSEATRTVQEVQAAGATLQIGLMRRFDAGFLAGRARVRAGQLGRLHTIRSVGADPDPPPATYLSSSGGIFWDALIHDFDLLRWITGREVAEVYACGSDAGPPIFAELGELDTAMALLTMDDRTLAATTATRCNGAGYDVRMELCGDADTIAIGLDRHTPLTSVEPDAPSPPSDPVPGFLERFASAFEAEIDAFLQVARGDLENPCDGREAVEALRVAEACWRSQRERRPVPMTEIAGF, encoded by the coding sequence ATGCGTATTGCAGTTGTCGGGGTGGGTCGGATGGGCGCCATCCATGCCGCCAATCTTCGCCGCCACCCTGATGTCACCTCGTTGGTGATCGCCGACGTGGACCGGCAGCGTGCCCAGGAGGTGGCACGCCGCCTCGACGCCAGTGCGGCGGATTCGGTCGACGAGGCGTTCACCTCCGGCACGGAGGGGGTTGTCATCGCCTCCAACACCGCTACGCACGCCGAGTTGATCCGGCAGGCGGCACGGGCAGGCCTGCCGGCGTTCTGCGAGAAGCCCGTCGCGGCCGACCTGTCCGAGGCAACGCGGACGGTGCAGGAGGTGCAGGCGGCGGGCGCCACCCTGCAGATCGGCCTCATGCGCCGGTTCGACGCGGGCTTTCTGGCCGGCCGGGCCAGGGTGCGCGCCGGTCAGCTCGGTCGGTTGCACACCATTCGTTCTGTTGGCGCCGACCCCGATCCCCCGCCCGCCACCTACCTGTCGTCCTCCGGCGGGATCTTCTGGGACGCGTTGATCCACGACTTCGACCTGCTGCGTTGGATCACCGGCCGGGAGGTCGCCGAGGTGTACGCGTGCGGCTCGGACGCCGGACCGCCGATCTTCGCGGAGCTGGGGGAACTCGACACGGCGATGGCGCTGCTGACGATGGACGACCGGACGCTCGCCGCCACCACGGCCACCCGGTGCAACGGGGCTGGCTACGACGTCCGTATGGAGTTGTGCGGGGATGCGGACACCATTGCTATCGGGCTCGACCGGCATACCCCGCTGACCTCCGTCGAGCCGGATGCTCCGTCCCCGCCGTCGGATCCCGTACCGGGTTTTCTGGAGCGCTTCGCGTCGGCTTTCGAGGCGGAGATCGACGCTTTCCTTCAGGTCGCCCGGGGAGATCTGGAGAACCCGTGTGACGGACGGGAGGCGGTGGAGGCGCTTCGGGTGGCGGAGGCGTGCTGGCGGTCGCAGCGGGAGCGGCGACCGGTCCCGATGACGGAGATCGCCGGATTCTGA
- a CDS encoding glycerophosphodiester phosphodiesterase — translation MLTGPCPYLDTPAPLAFAHRGGAAEGDENTAAAFARAVGLGYRYVETDVHATADGVAVVFHDPTLHRITGSPGRIAELRWADLASVRVGGASVVPRLDEVLHAWPQVRFNVDVKAGSGIEPAVAAIERADAGDRVLLASFSDARLVRMRALTRGRIATSLGVRGVARLRMASLTGRLLRLPESVVAAQVPVRYGRLRVTDRRFLAYCHRLGLQVHVWTIDEPAEMHELLDLGVDGIMTDHVDVLRDVYRSRGHWA, via the coding sequence GTGCTGACCGGCCCGTGCCCCTACCTCGACACGCCAGCGCCGTTGGCCTTCGCCCACCGTGGCGGCGCCGCCGAGGGCGACGAGAACACGGCTGCGGCGTTCGCCCGGGCTGTCGGCCTGGGCTATCGGTACGTCGAGACCGATGTGCACGCTACCGCCGACGGTGTGGCGGTGGTCTTCCACGACCCCACGCTGCACCGGATCACCGGCTCCCCCGGACGGATCGCCGAGCTGCGGTGGGCCGATCTGGCGTCGGTGCGCGTCGGTGGCGCGTCGGTGGTGCCCCGCCTGGACGAGGTGCTACACGCCTGGCCGCAGGTCCGGTTCAACGTTGATGTCAAGGCCGGCTCCGGCATCGAGCCGGCGGTGGCCGCCATCGAGCGCGCTGACGCCGGAGATCGGGTTCTGTTGGCCTCCTTCAGCGACGCGCGGCTGGTCCGGATGCGGGCGTTGACCCGGGGCCGAATCGCCACCAGTCTCGGCGTGCGAGGCGTGGCGCGACTGCGGATGGCGTCGTTGACGGGCCGGCTGCTGCGGCTGCCGGAGTCGGTGGTCGCCGCGCAGGTGCCGGTGCGGTACGGGCGGCTGCGGGTCACCGACCGCCGGTTTCTCGCCTACTGCCACCGCCTCGGGCTGCAGGTGCATGTCTGGACGATTGACGAACCCGCCGAGATGCACGAGTTACTGGACCTCGGGGTGGATGGCATCATGACCGATCACGTGGACGTGCTACGTGACGTCTATCGCAGTCGCGGTCACTGGGCCTGA